The following nucleotide sequence is from Methanomassiliicoccales archaeon.
GGCAAGCCCTTCATGATCTCTTCATGCCCCTTTCGGGCCAGGATGCCCATCATACTCCAATCGCCATGCTCCCCCGCATCCCTGGCCTCCGCCAGGAGCTTCCTTGGCTCCCTCACATCTACGTAAAAGCGCTCGCAGAAGGCAATGAGCTTCTCCAAGTGATCTGCTAATTCATTAGCTTCAATGTACTTTCCCGTAAGCTTTTCCGCATGCTTCTTGCCCTTGGCTATTTCCTCAAAGGCACCCCTCAGATCACCCTGAGCTCGCCGCTCTCCTACCGCCTTGATCGTCTCGCTTATGCTAGAGGGATCGGAATTCATCGATTTGGCTACCCGCACTAATCTTTCTAGATGCTCCAGCTCCATGTCCAGGCGCTCATCGACGGCCGAACGGATGCTGGCTTTGCACTCCTTCACATAATGCACCGCCGAGGCCACGTCATTGCTCTTTCCCGCCCGAACCGCCTTGTCGATCAGTCTCCTTGCTTCGCTCGTATCTATGCCGAACTCCTTTGCCAAGGCCAATAGCGGCTTGACTTCCGCCACTAGCTCAGGGAATTGTTTTCTCATCGTAGCCTCGTCCATTGACGCCTCTTGTGATGGTGGAACTGTTGAGGGCAGGGGAGAGGGTGGTACCTCTACCTTAGTGGATGATGAGGGGGCAAGCTCAACTTCTTCGATGATGAATTCCACGCCGCATTTAGGGCAGGAGGTGGCGTTGGCAGGTATTACAGAACTGCAGTTGGGACATTCAATCTCCGTGACCTCCTCGATGATGAATTCCACGCCGCATTTAGGGCACTTGGAGACCTCACCCTTGATATGATGACCGCATTCTGGACAATCGAATTCGAACGTTTCGTCCTCGCCAGCCAAAGGACCACTCCAGCGCTGCTTAAACAAACGTTAGTGAATAAATAATTGTCGTCTTGATGCACGGCGGATG
It contains:
- a CDS encoding zinc ribbon domain-containing protein, whose amino-acid sequence is MAGEDETFEFDCPECGHHIKGEVSKCPKCGVEFIIEEVTEIECPNCSSVIPANATSCPKCGVEFIIEEVELAPSSSTKVEVPPSPLPSTVPPSQEASMDEATMRKQFPELVAEVKPLLALAKEFGIDTSEARRLIDKAVRAGKSNDVASAVHYVKECKASIRSAVDERLDMELEHLERLVRVAKSMNSDPSSISETIKAVGERRAQGDLRGAFEEIAKGKKHAEKLTGKYIEANELADHLEKLIAFCERFYVDVREPRKLLAEARDAGEHGDWSMMGILARKGHEEIMKGLPELIDAELKKAKSQLLDAKAEGKDVGTLVKLLKEAAVARKQEKYDEALERLIDFKAESKHL